The Argopecten irradians isolate NY chromosome 6, Ai_NY, whole genome shotgun sequence genome has a window encoding:
- the LOC138324955 gene encoding NADH dehydrogenase [ubiquinone] 1 alpha subcomplex subunit 7-like, with the protein MSAIKRMSTVDGRKTTKIICWIRDKLCRNIIYKDANRYAISQNSREQPSPNLPEGPSALLSDNYYYTRDGRCLVEPPTVLYSTDPDQQKLAAGESTEKASADADPVAPKKRLGPTPPGFRLHPEMTPKTFNPKLV; encoded by the exons ATGAGTGCGATAAAGCGGATGTCGACTGTGGACGGTCGAAAAACGACGAAAATTATTTGTTGGATAAGAGATAAGCTTTGTAGG AATATTATCTACAAGGATGCTAACAGATATGCTATTTCTCAAAACTCaag AGAACAGCCCTCTCCAAATCTTCCCGAAGGCCCCTCAGCCCTTCTTTCCGATAACTACTATTACACACGGGACGGCCGTTGTTTAGTGGAACCTCCTACCGTTCTGTATAGTACAGATCCAGACCAACAGAAGCTTGCTGCTGGAGAATCTACAGAAAAAGCCAG CGCTGATGCAGATCCTGTGGCCCCAAAGAAAAGGCTTGGACCCACTCCTCCCGGCTTTCGCCTTCACCCAGAAATGACACCCAAAACATTTAACCCTAAGCTGGTGTGA
- the LOC138324956 gene encoding uncharacterized protein: MEKEEKDETKKATSLQVSSKCERLKRTSKDRCMVIGETKMYYGNNGSVYVMSPIPGSPNPGTEPEHLYIRPESSKEALMPLQGEQKDKPKKGKKSASKKKNIGTVENKDGSPKYALPPLKAVPENKGKFLTREKKGREPCHLQHSKYSLGQADSWIPQPGFKSSGKKTTPKNTLISESSSLKYESHLKLLKSSKYVPTSPSLETTAIESVRLPPIRGVQRRTESAKTHTIPTVQFINLYKGSDQLPPLKVSSMPMAFRNEQKEYYNVTKGYRASYI; encoded by the exons ATGGAGAAGGAAGAGAAAGACGAGACGAAAAAGGCGACGTCACTTCAGGTATCGTCTAAATGTGAAAGACTGAAAAGGACTTCGAAGGACAGGTGTATGGTGATTGGTGAAACTAAGATGTACTACGGAAACAACGGGTCTGTTTATGTCATGTCTCCTATTCCGGGATCTCCAAATCCGGGAACTGAACCAGAACATCTATACATTCGCCCAGAGTCTTCAAAGGAAGCCTTGATGCCTCTTCAGGGGGAACAAAAAG ATAAACCAAAGAAAGGAAAGAAATCCGcttcaaaaaagaaaaacattggCACAGTTGAAAATAAAGACGGTTCTCCAAAATATGCGCTGCCACCATTAAAGGCTGTACCTGAAAACAAGGGAAAGTTTCTAACACGGGAAAAGAAAGGGAGAGAACCCTGTCATTTGCAGCATTCCAAATATTCACTAGGACAAGCAGACTCATGGATTCCACAACCAGGCTTCAAATCAAGCGGAAAGAAAACAACACCGAAAAACACGCTGATTTCTGAATCTTCAAGCTTGAAATATGAATCACATCTTAAACTTCTAAAATCTTCAAAGTATGTACCAACTTCACCGTCCCTAGAAACCACTGCTATCGAGAGTGTTCGTCTTCCGCCTATTCGTGGAGTCCAAAGAAGAACCGAGTCCGCTAAAACGCATACTATCCCGACTGTCCAGTTCATCAACCTTTACAAAGGCAGTGACCAACTCCCTCCACTCAAAGTCAGCTCCATGCCAATGGCCTTTAGAAACGAACAAAAGGAATACTACAATGTCACAAAGGGTTACCGTGCATCATATATTTAA